One window of Siniperca chuatsi isolate FFG_IHB_CAS linkage group LG15, ASM2008510v1, whole genome shotgun sequence genomic DNA carries:
- the LOC122861614 gene encoding uncharacterized protein LOC122861614: MSVWVEDGMCTFTSLAIITGYVTSVMCPAGTQCSLRSCVADHVQGSQERRRWHTAILSQLSEAQAMFPAILTNKFRLANQPAPKILYVDRGCCRAQGPTTVETLFQSWGGQWHAVRLDIFHWIHQFDAAMRTESHSKYTVFKSALAGAVLAYNCTDLELLIKAVRAKDTTTLKSVSDKDVVRHYISREQLKHHVRRVTIGAHETFRLIHLAIEELKGPAGLDESGVSLFKTPGVFTEAIDGMWAGQQRHLECIQDSPDMNMYKVARTTTINHVDVPYCKCLHGSNNLEGFHKTLPHMIPSTQM; this comes from the exons ATGAGTGTGTGGGTAGAGGACGGAATGTGCACCTTTACAAGTCTGGCTATCATCACTGG GTACGTCACATCTGTGATGTGTCCAGCTGGTACACAGTGCTCACTGAGGTCCTGTGTTGCCGACCATGTACAAGGCAGCCAGGAGCGGAGAAGGTGGCACACCGCTATTTTATCACAACTTAGTGAGGCTCAAGCTATGTTCCCTGCCATCCTCACCAACAA ATTCCGGCTGGCCAATCAACCTGCCCCCAAAATCTTATACGTGGACCGTGGGTGTTGTCGAGCGCAGGGCCCAACAACAGTGGAGACTTTGTTCCAGTCTTGGGGGGGACAATGGCATGCTGTGCGTCTGGACATCTTCCACTGGATCCACCAGTTTGATGCAGCCATGCGCACAGAGTCTCACTCCAAGTACACTGTGTTCAAGTCTGCTCTAGCTGGGGCAGTGCTAGCCTATAACTGCACAGACCTGGAGCTGCTCATCAAGGCCGTCAGAGCCAAGGACACGACAACGCTCAAGTCTGTCTCAGATAAGGATGTTGTCCGGCACTACATTTCTAGGGAGCAGCTCAAACACCATGTACGGAGGGTCACAATCGGGGCTCACGAAACATTTCGGCTCATCCACCTGGCCATTGAGGAGCTGAAAGGTCCCGCTGGGCTGGACGAGAGTGGAGTGAGCCTCTTCAAAACACCTG gtgtATTTACAGAGGCCATTGATGGGATGTGGGCAGGCCAGCAGCGACACCTGGAGTGCATTCAGGATTCACCAGACATGAACATGTATAAGGTGGCACGCACCACAACTATCAATCATGTGGACGTGCCTTACTGCAAATGTCTGCATGGAAGCAACAACCTGGAAGGATTCCACAAAACTCTGCCACACATGATTCCAAGTACACAAATGTAG